From a region of the Leptospira venezuelensis genome:
- a CDS encoding ribonuclease HI family protein, producing the protein MKKFKIYCDGASKGNPGPSSIGVAVYEQETEVHSISRRISDGTNNAAEWAALEAGIEYCLSQNAVEVTAYLDSELVVKQFKGEYKVKSPHLQVAKEKVKGLTSKLKLFSIHHVPREKNKRADKLANLAFES; encoded by the coding sequence GTGAAAAAGTTCAAAATATACTGCGACGGCGCTTCTAAGGGGAATCCGGGGCCGTCTTCTATTGGAGTTGCTGTTTACGAACAAGAAACGGAAGTGCATTCTATTTCCCGTAGGATCTCCGACGGGACCAATAATGCTGCTGAATGGGCAGCTCTGGAAGCAGGGATAGAATATTGCCTCTCCCAAAACGCGGTAGAAGTCACAGCTTATCTGGATTCCGAATTAGTAGTGAAACAATTTAAGGGAGAATACAAGGTTAAATCCCCTCACTTGCAAGTTGCAAAGGAAAAAGTAAAAGGCCTTACATCCAAACTCAAATTGTTCTCCATTCATCATGTCCCCAGGGAAAAGAATAAACGGGCAGACAAGCTCGCCAACCTAGCTTTCGAATCTTGA
- a CDS encoding CCA tRNA nucleotidyltransferase, with amino-acid sequence MMNSDPNKLISQIPSPFLEDLLEISTIIRNHGGEAYLVGGSVRDLILNKIPHEYDLAISIHPEEIQKIFKRTVPTGIKHGTITVLFHDRSYELTTFRKDEDYLDGRRPETVQFGVSLSEDLKRRDFTMNALALDLQKKILVDEHSGTEDIQNSLIRTIGNPISRFTEDGLRPVRAIRFVSTLGFTIHPETAEAIETCRPVTAKVSPERIHDEFLKVLKSKNPIGGLDLLKKYKILELFSKTKLYSGDWEKHKNGFSKLLQVSEKSKIAYFLIICFSELNWLSDSNIFFKELRFSNQRTKDSQFLVKTLYSLIQQKEELKTAPGLRTHLLHPIAQYVSKKELWSWCLELSLLWSAYLNEEAFWLSGAEEEWKKDPPLLLSDLTIDGNLIREKFPELPAPKLGEVLRSSLLAVLQDPNQNSEELLLDKIRKAN; translated from the coding sequence ATAATGAACTCTGATCCGAATAAACTTATCTCCCAAATCCCTTCTCCTTTTTTAGAAGATCTACTAGAGATCAGTACTATAATAAGAAATCATGGAGGAGAAGCTTATCTTGTCGGGGGAAGTGTACGAGATCTAATCTTAAATAAAATCCCTCACGAATATGATTTAGCTATTTCAATCCATCCGGAAGAAATACAAAAGATCTTCAAAAGAACTGTTCCGACTGGGATCAAACATGGAACCATCACAGTGTTATTCCATGATAGATCCTATGAATTGACCACATTCAGAAAAGATGAAGATTATCTAGATGGAAGAAGGCCAGAAACAGTACAATTTGGAGTGAGCCTGAGTGAAGATCTAAAAAGAAGGGACTTCACAATGAATGCTTTGGCCTTAGATCTTCAAAAAAAGATCTTGGTAGACGAGCATTCCGGAACAGAGGATATTCAAAATTCTTTAATTAGGACGATTGGTAACCCAATCTCCAGATTTACTGAGGACGGGCTCAGACCAGTTCGTGCAATTCGATTTGTTTCGACACTCGGATTTACAATCCATCCGGAAACTGCAGAGGCAATAGAAACCTGCAGACCGGTCACTGCAAAGGTTTCTCCAGAAAGAATACATGACGAATTTTTAAAAGTTCTCAAAAGTAAAAATCCGATCGGTGGATTGGATCTATTAAAAAAATATAAAATTCTGGAATTATTCTCCAAAACAAAATTATATTCAGGAGACTGGGAAAAACATAAAAATGGCTTTTCCAAACTTCTCCAAGTATCTGAAAAATCAAAGATAGCCTATTTCCTAATTATCTGTTTCTCTGAACTAAATTGGCTTTCTGACTCGAATATATTTTTTAAAGAACTCAGATTCTCCAACCAAAGAACAAAGGATTCTCAATTTCTGGTTAAAACCTTATACTCTCTTATCCAGCAAAAAGAAGAATTAAAAACTGCTCCGGGACTTCGAACTCACCTACTTCATCCTATCGCTCAATATGTAAGTAAGAAAGAGCTCTGGTCTTGGTGCTTAGAACTTTCTCTTCTTTGGTCTGCCTACTTAAACGAAGAAGCATTTTGGCTTTCTGGGGCGGAAGAAGAATGGAAGAAGGATCCACCGCTATTACTCTCAGACCTTACTATAGATGGAAATCTTATCCGAGAGAAATTCCCGGAACTACCTGCCCCTAAACTGGGAGAAGTATTGAGATCTTCTTTGCTTGCTGTCCTCCAGGACCCGAATCAAAATTCAGAAGAACTTCTGCTGGATAAGATTCGAAAAGCTAATTAA
- a CDS encoding outer membrane beta-barrel protein, producing the protein MRKKTMNLIATFTLVTASSVFAQPKKETPDPKAAGAVKTAPAPEPVETKWYDAIDFSGFVDVYYMYNNNPLQGNDIDATRAFETNNKNFAVNAAALAVQKTAEKSSPWGFRVDFQNGLNNPYQEGLYSTVNGVYNYNLLKQAYISMYFPVLKGMTLDIGKMATHIGYEVIESMGNPNYSIGAIFQNTIPFIHTGARLTTQVTDKWSGTFYLYNSGGGTGYLAPTEANLTNGAKNTFVEGATQHKAVGTQVKGQIIEDKLSVTWNTLYSQDGATGVVDPTLAYIAGQVGAPTPGAPRAKYDTDYWFMNHAIVSFTPHEKITLDFDYTWSEKAGGFAPVNKESALANADGSDPYTLEKILGGAVNTKDNKATYRAYGSWIKVKFNEEWGVNFRFEYIDDSKYNTQLTTFNPFRNANAYLGEARAAEDASLAAAVKASTPALAGLSDNEVLQILKPKDYTNYGNTHYGSYKTFTVTPVWNFTENLLIKLDMRRDWANGYQFVNSSGEKSKDQLGLTLGIVAKF; encoded by the coding sequence ATGAGAAAAAAAACAATGAACCTCATTGCTACCTTTACTCTGGTGACCGCCTCTTCGGTTTTTGCCCAACCGAAAAAGGAAACGCCGGACCCGAAGGCAGCAGGGGCAGTGAAAACCGCTCCAGCCCCAGAACCTGTTGAAACGAAATGGTATGACGCAATCGACTTTTCTGGATTCGTGGATGTGTACTACATGTACAATAACAACCCGTTGCAAGGAAATGATATCGACGCGACCAGAGCGTTCGAGACCAATAACAAGAACTTTGCAGTCAACGCTGCGGCATTAGCAGTTCAAAAAACTGCGGAGAAGTCTAGTCCTTGGGGATTCCGTGTGGATTTCCAAAACGGATTAAATAACCCGTACCAAGAAGGTCTTTATAGCACTGTTAACGGTGTATATAACTACAACCTGTTAAAACAAGCATACATCAGTATGTATTTCCCGGTCCTGAAAGGGATGACATTGGATATTGGAAAAATGGCAACTCATATTGGATATGAGGTGATCGAGTCAATGGGTAACCCCAACTACTCGATAGGGGCCATCTTCCAAAATACAATCCCCTTCATTCACACCGGTGCTCGCTTAACTACTCAAGTTACCGATAAATGGTCTGGAACCTTTTATCTTTACAACAGTGGTGGTGGTACTGGTTATCTGGCCCCAACAGAAGCAAATTTGACCAACGGAGCAAAAAACACCTTCGTAGAAGGAGCAACTCAGCATAAAGCGGTTGGAACTCAGGTTAAAGGACAGATCATCGAAGACAAACTTTCCGTTACTTGGAACACTTTGTATTCTCAAGATGGCGCGACTGGAGTCGTAGATCCTACTTTAGCGTATATTGCAGGGCAAGTTGGTGCACCTACCCCTGGAGCACCTAGAGCAAAGTATGATACTGACTATTGGTTCATGAACCATGCGATCGTATCCTTTACTCCTCACGAAAAGATCACTTTAGACTTTGATTATACTTGGAGTGAAAAAGCAGGTGGCTTTGCACCGGTTAACAAAGAGTCTGCTCTTGCTAACGCAGACGGTTCTGATCCTTACACTTTGGAAAAAATCCTAGGTGGAGCAGTTAACACTAAAGACAACAAGGCTACTTACAGAGCTTACGGTTCTTGGATTAAAGTTAAGTTCAACGAAGAATGGGGAGTTAACTTCCGTTTCGAGTACATCGACGATAGTAAATATAACACCCAGTTGACTACTTTCAACCCTTTCAGAAATGCGAATGCTTATTTGGGCGAAGCTCGTGCGGCAGAAGACGCATCTTTAGCTGCGGCAGTTAAAGCTTCTACTCCTGCTCTTGCTGGCTTAAGCGATAACGAAGTATTGCAAATTCTGAAACCGAAAGATTACACCAATTACGGAAATACCCACTACGGATCTTACAAAACGTTTACGGTAACTCCTGTCTGGAACTTCACTGAAAATCTACTCATTAAACTTGATATGAGAAGAGACTGGGCGAACGGATACCAATTCGTTAACTCCTCAGGTGAAAAAAGTAAAGATCAGTTAGGTCTAACCTTAGGAATCGTTGCTAAGTTCTAA
- a CDS encoding RtcB family protein — protein MCRSELKGETVKVKLWTDLDKVDSSALQQLRNIASLPWVFKHVAVMPDVHYGKGATVGSVIAMKDAVAPAAVGVDIGCGMAAVLTNLTGDDLPDSLKEIRSEIEKKIPVGFGMHKRPVVEKLFKHGETYALAKSLFKQEFEHLSERAKPLYERSLSQCGTLGGGNHFIELCLDTENRVWMMLHSGSRNIGKELAEFHIHRARKLAHKEILPDRDLAVFLSGTIEMKEYRRDLFWAQRYAYLNRLTMLELYFEALRKFFPQVQEVSRVICHHNYVSEETHFGEDIIVTRKGAISAKKGEFGIIPGSMGSRSFIVKGLGNPDSFESASHGAGRRMSRGEAKRKFTESDLLEQTSGVECRKDTGVLDEIPGAYKDIHDVIDSQKDLVEVVSELRQVLCVKG, from the coding sequence ATGTGTAGGTCAGAATTAAAAGGAGAAACAGTAAAGGTCAAATTGTGGACCGATTTAGATAAAGTGGACTCCTCCGCTTTACAACAATTGCGTAATATAGCTTCCCTGCCATGGGTATTTAAACATGTGGCTGTGATGCCTGATGTTCATTACGGAAAAGGTGCTACAGTTGGATCGGTTATCGCGATGAAAGATGCAGTCGCACCTGCGGCGGTTGGTGTTGATATAGGCTGCGGGATGGCGGCAGTTCTTACGAATTTAACGGGGGATGATCTACCAGATTCCCTGAAAGAAATTCGTTCAGAGATTGAAAAGAAGATTCCAGTTGGCTTTGGGATGCATAAACGTCCAGTCGTTGAAAAACTTTTTAAACATGGGGAAACTTACGCATTAGCTAAATCTCTATTTAAACAAGAGTTCGAACATCTTTCGGAGCGTGCAAAACCGCTTTATGAGCGTTCTTTAAGCCAATGTGGAACGTTAGGAGGAGGAAATCATTTTATAGAACTTTGTTTAGATACTGAAAACAGAGTTTGGATGATGCTTCATTCAGGTTCTAGAAATATTGGAAAGGAATTAGCTGAATTTCATATTCATAGAGCGCGTAAACTTGCTCATAAGGAAATTTTGCCAGATCGAGATTTGGCAGTTTTTCTTTCCGGTACGATAGAAATGAAAGAGTATAGGCGGGATTTATTCTGGGCCCAAAGATACGCTTACTTAAATCGCCTAACAATGTTGGAGTTGTATTTTGAAGCTCTAAGGAAATTTTTTCCTCAGGTCCAAGAAGTTTCTAGAGTGATCTGTCACCATAATTACGTTTCTGAAGAAACACATTTTGGAGAGGACATTATTGTCACCAGAAAGGGAGCAATTAGCGCAAAGAAAGGAGAATTTGGTATTATTCCTGGATCTATGGGGTCCCGTTCATTCATCGTAAAAGGATTAGGAAATCCTGATTCTTTTGAATCTGCATCTCACGGAGCAGGGAGAAGAATGAGTAGGGGAGAAGCCAAAAGGAAATTTACCGAATCAGATCTTCTTGAACAAACCAGCGGAGTCGAGTGCAGAAAGGATACCGGTGTTTTGGATGAAATTCCGGGCGCTTATAAGGATATTCACGATGTAATCGATTCCCAAAAGGACTTGGTAGAAGTTGTCTCTGAATTAAGACAGGTTCTTTGTGTAAAAGGTTAA
- a CDS encoding efflux RND transporter permease subunit, whose protein sequence is MIDKLIESVLKYRIPTIITSLFISVLGIWAWTDIRKEAYSDIADTQVRLIAKFPGKAAVEVEERITLPIERVLNAIPKVAVRRSRTINGLVVFQFVFEDGTDDYFARMRLMERVADADIPEEVQPALGPMSSPVGEIFRYVVESSGNHTPMELRTIQDWIVMPKMLSIPGIADVVTFGGLPKQFHIVTSPDKLIRYKLTISDVIQAVQENNLNTGGNLLLQGEQGFPIRSLGAIREAQHIENIVVKTVNGVPVFIRDLATVEISHPIPSGVLGYTVRIDDQVVDVDSSVQGLVAMRRWGDPNEMGDRIRAKVKEINENYLPEGVQLRTTYDRSDLVNYTLRTIGRTLLEGVMVVSLVLIFFIGSAKASLVVVATIPFALLFAFLLMNMTGIPASLLSLGAIDFGIVVDGAVIMVENIIRRYRDATPSDKSKGIIKLTAESAGEVGTEILFSILIIILAYLPIFSFERIEGRLFKPMAFTISFAILGALIFSMTVVPVMMTFMFRNYFESEKPGPIAWHNPFYGWVEERYKKLIVYLVERSKKVVIYTFLAVTLFLGIGGYKLGTEFLPEMDEGGFNLRIFFPVGISLPEARKFMPKIRETIYKNEQVNVVLSQLGRNDDGTDPLPPNRLEVLVSLKDYDDWKERITKQELLLRMKNDLEATLPGARISFSQPIMDNLSEAIMGTIADLAVFVSGQDLKVMRKLAEEILEIVKDMHGASEFGIEQEADSPQLTVRIDREAAARYGINVSDIQQMVEAAIGMQRISTLYEGPSDIPPKTPARFGIVVRFSKDYRASKRAIEAMPIISPKGERVPLSQLAKITLEDGPTMIFRQEGRRTITVRTNVRGRDQGGFVNELRKKVQAKIKLPEGYEVRYGGQYENLARVGKKLAIVIPVTIAIIFGVLFLLYRNLKYVYVALACLPLSLVGGMYALLLRGYYFNVSSGVGFISLFGIATMSGVLFVSRTNHLLMDEPTLTTKEAVTQAAVIQLRPMLMTMLLALLGLIPATLASGVGSDVQRPLATVIVGGLFSALFLVLSVLPSLYLVVVGDRKHPVEEESFALHPEAYVSLYNEEEIEDAAPVNRNGSKKVKKKVTKKKR, encoded by the coding sequence TGGTAAAGCTGCTGTGGAAGTGGAAGAAAGGATCACTCTTCCAATCGAAAGGGTTTTAAATGCGATCCCTAAAGTTGCTGTCCGTCGTTCTAGAACGATTAATGGTCTCGTCGTATTCCAATTCGTATTTGAGGACGGAACAGATGATTATTTTGCGAGGATGCGACTTATGGAAAGAGTCGCAGATGCGGATATTCCTGAGGAAGTCCAACCCGCTTTAGGACCGATGAGTTCTCCGGTGGGCGAAATTTTCAGGTACGTAGTGGAGTCATCCGGGAACCATACTCCTATGGAACTCCGAACCATCCAGGATTGGATCGTAATGCCTAAGATGCTTTCTATTCCCGGAATCGCAGATGTGGTGACTTTTGGTGGTTTACCTAAACAATTCCATATAGTAACTTCTCCCGATAAATTAATACGTTATAAACTTACAATAAGTGATGTGATCCAAGCAGTTCAGGAAAATAACCTGAACACAGGAGGAAATCTACTATTGCAAGGAGAGCAAGGATTTCCGATCCGCTCCTTAGGTGCTATTCGAGAAGCCCAGCATATAGAGAACATCGTAGTGAAAACCGTGAATGGAGTCCCTGTTTTTATCAGGGATCTTGCCACAGTTGAAATCTCCCACCCTATACCAAGTGGGGTCCTGGGTTATACTGTTCGAATAGATGATCAAGTCGTGGATGTGGATTCTTCCGTTCAGGGGCTCGTGGCAATGCGCCGCTGGGGTGATCCGAATGAGATGGGTGACAGGATACGTGCCAAGGTAAAAGAGATCAATGAGAACTATCTTCCTGAAGGAGTTCAACTTAGAACCACTTACGACAGAAGTGATCTTGTAAATTATACGTTACGCACTATTGGGAGAACACTCCTGGAAGGTGTGATGGTTGTCAGTTTAGTACTCATCTTCTTTATAGGGAGTGCTAAGGCTTCTTTGGTAGTTGTGGCAACTATTCCATTTGCGCTATTATTCGCGTTCCTTCTCATGAATATGACCGGAATCCCTGCGAGTTTACTTTCCTTAGGAGCCATCGACTTCGGGATCGTAGTGGATGGTGCCGTTATCATGGTAGAAAATATCATCAGAAGATATAGGGACGCCACTCCATCTGACAAAAGCAAAGGTATCATTAAACTGACTGCTGAGTCTGCAGGTGAAGTAGGTACTGAGATCTTATTCTCTATTTTGATCATCATACTTGCTTATTTACCTATCTTCTCTTTCGAAAGGATCGAGGGAAGATTGTTCAAACCGATGGCATTTACTATTTCCTTCGCGATCTTAGGAGCATTGATATTCTCTATGACAGTTGTTCCTGTCATGATGACTTTTATGTTCCGAAATTATTTCGAATCAGAGAAACCTGGACCGATTGCTTGGCATAACCCTTTTTACGGTTGGGTAGAAGAACGTTATAAAAAACTAATAGTCTATCTAGTAGAAAGATCCAAGAAGGTGGTCATTTACACATTCTTAGCGGTTACTTTATTTTTGGGAATAGGCGGATACAAACTCGGAACCGAATTCTTACCAGAAATGGATGAAGGCGGTTTTAACTTAAGGATTTTCTTCCCAGTGGGGATCTCCCTTCCGGAAGCTCGCAAGTTTATGCCTAAAATCCGAGAAACTATCTATAAAAATGAACAAGTCAACGTAGTACTTTCTCAGTTGGGAAGGAACGACGATGGAACAGATCCGCTTCCTCCAAACCGATTAGAAGTATTAGTAAGTTTAAAAGATTACGATGATTGGAAGGAAAGAATTACTAAACAGGAACTTCTTCTCAGAATGAAAAACGACCTGGAAGCAACTCTTCCAGGGGCAAGGATCAGTTTTTCTCAGCCTATCATGGATAACCTATCCGAAGCGATTATGGGAACAATCGCAGACCTTGCTGTTTTCGTTTCTGGACAAGACTTAAAAGTAATGCGTAAGCTTGCAGAAGAGATCCTTGAAATTGTAAAAGACATGCACGGGGCAAGTGAATTTGGGATCGAGCAGGAAGCGGATAGCCCTCAATTGACCGTCCGGATCGACAGGGAAGCAGCAGCTCGTTACGGGATCAATGTAAGCGATATACAACAGATGGTAGAAGCTGCCATTGGAATGCAAAGGATCAGTACTCTATACGAGGGTCCTTCGGATATTCCTCCAAAAACGCCTGCAAGATTCGGGATCGTCGTCAGATTCTCCAAAGATTATAGAGCTTCCAAAAGAGCGATAGAAGCAATGCCAATTATTTCTCCTAAAGGTGAAAGAGTTCCTCTCTCTCAATTGGCAAAGATTACCTTAGAAGACGGACCTACTATGATATTCCGTCAAGAAGGTAGACGGACGATCACAGTTCGTACGAACGTAAGGGGAAGAGACCAGGGTGGATTTGTGAATGAACTTAGGAAGAAGGTCCAGGCAAAGATCAAACTTCCGGAAGGATATGAAGTTCGCTATGGAGGACAATATGAGAACCTGGCTCGGGTGGGTAAAAAGTTAGCCATAGTTATCCCAGTAACTATTGCGATTATCTTTGGAGTATTATTTTTACTTTATAGAAATCTAAAATATGTTTACGTGGCCTTGGCCTGTTTACCTCTTTCCTTGGTAGGAGGAATGTATGCACTTCTACTCAGAGGGTATTATTTTAACGTATCCAGCGGGGTGGGATTTATTTCTCTATTTGGAATTGCTACGATGTCCGGGGTTCTTTTTGTATCTAGAACAAATCATCTTTTAATGGATGAACCTACATTGACTACAAAGGAAGCAGTCACACAAGCTGCAGTGATCCAATTACGACCAATGTTGATGACAATGCTACTTGCTCTTCTCGGATTGATTCCGGCTACCCTGGCATCTGGGGTAGGCTCCGACGTCCAGAGACCATTAGCTACGGTAATCGTTGGAGGATTATTTTCCGCATTATTCCTGGTATTGAGCGTTCTTCCGTCTCTCTATTTAGTTGTAGTAGGAGATAGAAAACATCCTGTAGAAGAGGAATCATTTGCACTTCATCCGGAAGCATATGTTTCCTTATACAATGAAGAGGAAATAGAAGATGCAGCTCCTGTTAATCGAAATGGAAGTAAAAAAGTGAAGAAAAAAGTCACTAAAAAGAAACGATAG